One genomic region from Devosia neptuniae encodes:
- a CDS encoding PadR family transcriptional regulator → MEHQDLLSGLIRLHVLHHAVEDEVYGQWMIEELGRHGYRLSAGTLYPMLRSMEKKGYLTSEERHVGRSIRRVYRATPLGRDALEMARGKVRELIGEMMQL, encoded by the coding sequence ATGGAACATCAGGATTTATTAAGCGGGCTGATCCGGCTTCATGTGTTGCACCACGCCGTGGAAGACGAAGTTTACGGGCAATGGATGATCGAAGAGCTGGGGCGGCACGGCTACAGGTTGAGCGCGGGAACGCTGTACCCAATGCTGCGCTCGATGGAGAAAAAGGGCTACCTGACCTCGGAAGAGAGGCATGTAGGGCGCTCAATTCGCCGGGTTTACCGCGCAACCCCACTAGGGCGTGACGCTCTAGAAATGGCGCGGGGGAAGGTTCGAGAGCTGATCGGCGAGATGATGCAACTCTAG
- a CDS encoding GNAT family N-acetyltransferase, whose product MNTEDVLIRPFEAADTHKLSKIWFEASLLAHPFIGERRLMDQQALIEEQYLPSAETWVATMNSQPAGFISLLETFIGGLFICPDRQGLGIGSRLVSHALTLKGELTLEVYTQNVQAMGFYRSLGFQELSRRSADDEGYPYENARLCLMA is encoded by the coding sequence ATGAATACCGAGGACGTTTTGATTCGGCCTTTCGAGGCAGCGGACACCCATAAACTTTCGAAGATCTGGTTCGAAGCCTCGTTGCTTGCTCACCCGTTTATTGGCGAGCGCCGTTTGATGGATCAACAGGCACTAATCGAAGAGCAGTATCTGCCAAGCGCTGAAACATGGGTCGCAACTATGAACAGTCAACCGGCCGGCTTCATCAGTTTGCTCGAGACCTTCATTGGAGGACTGTTTATTTGTCCGGATCGGCAAGGGCTGGGAATTGGAAGCCGTCTAGTCTCGCACGCCCTGACTTTGAAGGGTGAACTTACGCTTGAGGTCTACACTCAGAACGTGCAAGCGATGGGCTTCTACAGATCACTCGGCTTTCAGGAGCTTTCTCGGCGCTCGGCGGACGATGAAGGTTATCCCTACGAAAATGCGCGTTTGTGTCTGATGGCATGA
- a CDS encoding TetR/AcrR family transcriptional regulator, producing MIEAVKPKRKYASRHRAGQAAETREAVIAAAKQQFIAMGWQGTTIAGVARAAGVSTETIYAVFGNKQALLRMVLERAVRRAEPAIPLLEQAGPLAIAAASDQRAQIALFAEDITSVLGNVAVLMAVVRTAAATDTELAALYRGLHDGRRRNLVFVAKALLDKGPLRDGMDAETATALLWRLASPELFLLMTDIEGLQAASYAEWLTDALVNALLPS from the coding sequence ATGATAGAAGCTGTCAAGCCGAAGCGGAAATATGCCTCGAGGCACCGCGCCGGCCAGGCGGCGGAAACGCGCGAAGCGGTGATCGCGGCGGCGAAACAACAATTCATCGCAATGGGCTGGCAGGGAACTACTATTGCTGGCGTGGCGCGGGCGGCCGGGGTTTCGACCGAAACAATCTATGCCGTATTCGGCAACAAGCAGGCGTTGTTGCGCATGGTGCTGGAGCGGGCGGTGCGGCGTGCGGAACCGGCCATACCGCTGCTGGAGCAGGCGGGGCCGCTGGCCATCGCAGCAGCGTCAGACCAGCGAGCGCAGATCGCGCTGTTTGCCGAGGACATTACGAGCGTGCTGGGCAATGTGGCGGTGCTCATGGCCGTGGTGCGCACAGCTGCTGCCACGGATACAGAACTCGCCGCCTTGTACCGGGGTCTCCACGATGGCCGCCGCCGTAACCTCGTTTTTGTCGCCAAGGCATTGTTGGATAAGGGCCCGTTGCGTGACGGAATGGATGCTGAGACGGCAACGGCGTTGCTGTGGCGGCTGGCCAGCCCTGAGCTGTTTCTGCTGATGACCGACATTGAGGGATTACAAGCAGCTAGCTACGCGGAGTGGCTAACGGATGCGTTGGTCAATGCGCTATTACCGAGCTAA
- a CDS encoding arsenate reductase ArsC: protein MQNGTYHILFLSRRNSARSIMAEAILNKIGNGRFRASSAAIDPADSIDPTVLQLMRDNDLQVSDTKPKHFREFAASGASDIDFVFTLSDTAAGEALPEWPGLPITAHWSSSDPILAEGEDWEKKRAFVRVMTEIERRLNIFINLPFESLDRMSLQSHMNEIGNTSGDT, encoded by the coding sequence ATGCAGAACGGCACCTACCACATCCTCTTTTTGTCTCGGCGTAATTCCGCCCGGAGCATTATGGCCGAGGCCATCTTGAACAAGATCGGCAACGGTCGTTTCAGGGCTTCCAGTGCAGCTATTGATCCCGCGGACAGCATCGATCCGACCGTGCTCCAGTTGATGCGCGACAACGATTTGCAAGTCAGCGACACCAAGCCAAAGCATTTCCGAGAGTTTGCCGCCTCTGGCGCGAGCGACATCGATTTTGTGTTCACATTGAGCGATACGGCAGCAGGCGAGGCCCTGCCGGAATGGCCCGGTTTGCCGATCACAGCGCATTGGAGTTCCAGCGATCCAATCCTGGCTGAAGGCGAGGATTGGGAAAAGAAGCGGGCTTTTGTCCGTGTCATGACCGAAATCGAGCGGCGGTTGAACATTTTTATCAACCTCCCGTTTGAATCGCTCGACCGGATGAGCTTGCAGAGCCATATGAACGAGATCGGGAATACTTCTGGCGACACCTGA
- a CDS encoding anthrone oxygenase family protein, with product MMSAALPTTAQVLALLLVGLVTGSMFGIWRGYDITAYAPTTFLEVHQGAVRGLNILLPAMAAAALALVVVLAVFGRNRPAVLGLYLAAALAIVAGGIVTRFFNQPINDQIMGWTPELIPANWTTLRDSWWTWHLARLAATLSAELLLIAAVFADRDG from the coding sequence ATGATGTCTGCTGCGCTGCCCACGACCGCCCAGGTGCTTGCTCTACTGCTTGTCGGCCTCGTCACCGGCAGCATGTTCGGCATTTGGCGCGGCTACGATATTACTGCTTATGCACCGACGACCTTCCTCGAGGTGCATCAGGGCGCCGTTCGTGGTCTCAATATCCTTTTGCCGGCCATGGCGGCGGCGGCGCTGGCGCTGGTGGTGGTGCTGGCCGTGTTCGGTCGCAATCGGCCTGCGGTGCTGGGGCTCTATCTGGCGGCCGCATTGGCGATCGTCGCTGGCGGTATCGTCACCCGATTTTTCAACCAACCTATCAATGACCAGATCATGGGGTGGACACCGGAGTTGATCCCCGCCAATTGGACTACTTTGCGTGATAGCTGGTGGACTTGGCATCTCGCACGCCTCGCGGCCACCCTCAGTGCCGAACTGCTGCTGATCGCCGCCGTGTTTGCCGACCGCGACGGTTAG